From a single Ischnura elegans chromosome 7, ioIscEleg1.1, whole genome shotgun sequence genomic region:
- the LOC124162595 gene encoding protein broad-minded-like isoform X2 — protein sequence MKILVDNLSEESDEVVLNEITLSCDQILRHCFFMESCYERGIFQSRTPRSAAIAKPECMPEQWTSSWNCHYRSHSRRAPCRQKNGLVKFLGNTRYGLRDANWLSQLRKAFHLALCGNTSPEVKCNLLMEILEEVQKVPGSSSNLSLSKLNWSGDIIPAVLFPEDLIGIKLAIRNGVKLNILLSTPTVHSNFAHFIKTTHGLLKIARYEFMGFDWFLASVFLVCCGNLDRCQVFISNLLRLQVAPFLWVTLGENSVSEPIGKNHVNDHLVLLIEQIELVLSVEVPKVFAAFQLSSGSLAVLVHQWVSQCFWNVLEWTEVKNFLCMSIIHGPDYIVYFFVAILFHLEPLILHIMSTSSEHFWEQIKINPTTQFHLGKYLPFIEKLSKAHHTTVFKNIMKCHA from the exons ATGAAGATTTTGGTTGATAATTTATCTGAAGAAAGTGACGAAGTTGTGctcaatgaaataactttatcTTGTGATCAAATATTAAGGCATTGTTTCTTCATGGAAAGCTGTTATGAACGTGGTATTTTCCAGTCAAGAACTCCTAGGAGTGCAG CGATTGCTAAACCAGAGTGCATGCCGGAGCAGTGGACGAGTAGTTGGAACTGCCATTACCGTAGCCATTCTCGCCGTGCTCCTTGTCGTCAGAAAAACGGTCTGGTTAAATTTTTGGGTAATACCCGTTATGGACTTAGAGATGCTAATTGGCTCAGCCAGCTACGTAAAGCATTTCATCTAGCTTTGTGTGGGAATACATCTCCTGAGGTCAAG TGTAATTTACTGATGGAAATACTGGAAGAGGTTCAAAAAGTTCCAGGCTCTTCCTCAAATTTATCTCTATCCAAGCTTAATTGGTCTGGGGACATTATTCCTGCAGTCTTATTTCCTGAGGATTTGATTGGAATCAAATTAGCCATAAG GAATGGAGTGAAACTGAATATTTTACTCTCAACTCCAACAGTACATTCCAACTTTGCCCATTTCATAAAGACTACACATGGGCTTCTCAAAATAGCTCGTTATGAATTTATGGGTTTTGATTGGTTTTTAGCTTCCGTGTTTCTTGTATGCTGTGGAAACCTTGACAG GTGTCAGGTGTTTATAAGTAATCTGTTGAGATTACAAGTGGCTCCATTCCTATGGGTCACTCTTGGTGAAAACTCTGTGTCAGAACCCATTGGAAAAAATCATGTGAATGATCACCTCGTTCTATTGATTGAGCAAATTGAACTGGTTCTCTCAGTAGAGGTACCCAAAGTATTCGCAGCTTTTCAG TTGTCATCAGGTTCACTTGCTGTATTGGTTCATCAGTGGGTGAGCCAGTGCTTTTGGAATGTATTAGAGTGGACGGAAGTAAAAAACTTTCTTTGTATGTCAATTATTCATGGGCCTGattacattgtttatttttttgtggcaaTACTCTTTCATCTTGAACCACTTATACTTCACATAATGTCAACATCCTCAGAGCATTTTTGGGAGCAGATCAAG ATAAATCCCACTACACAATTTCATTTAGGcaaatatttaccatttattgAGAAGCTGAGCAAAGCCCATCACACTACTGTCTTCAAGAATATTATGAAATGTCATGCCTAA